The genomic DNA GAGATCTGGTACGTCTCGGTCACCCTGCCCAAGCTGCTGGTGGGCTTCTGGTCTCAGAACAAGAGCATCTCCTTTCCCAGCTGCATGGCCCAGCTTTACTTCTTCATCTCCCTCATGTGCACCGAGTGTGTCCTCCTGGCCGTCATGGCCTATGACCGCTACATGGCAATCTGCCACCCACTGCGCTACCCAACCATCATGACCCACCGGCTCTGCCTACAGCTGGCAGCTCTCTCCTGGGCAGGCGGCTTCTCCATCTCCCTGGTCAAGGTGTACTTCATCTCTCGTCTAACGTTTTGTGGTCCTGGGGTCATCAACCACTTCTTCTGCGACATCTCCCCAGTGCTCAACCTGGCCTGCACCGACatgtctgtggcagagatggTGGACTTTGCCCTGGCCTTGGTCATCCTGCTGCTCCCGCTTGCTGTCACCACCCTCTCCTACCTGTGCATCATCGCCACCATCCTGCACATCCCTACCACCCAGGGCAAGAGGAAAGCCTTCTCCACTTGTGCCTCCCACCTCACCGTGGTTATCATCTTCTTCTCAGCCACTGTCTTCATGTATGCTCGGCCCAGGAGGATCCACCCTTTCAACCTCAACAAGGTGGTGTCTATCTTTTATGCCGTGGTCACCCCGGCGCTGAACCCTCTTATCTACTGCCTGAGGAACAAGGAAGTGAAAGAAGTCCTGAGGAAAACCCTGGACAGGAACTGCTCCCTGACCAATAGGATAGGCATggaatcatagcaatgtagggctgAAGGGgatctcaagaagtcatcaagtctgaggcaggaccaagcatgTAGTCTGGGATTCCCAAAGGGGTCTAAGTCCAGCTTTTTAGGATTAGAAAGTTGGTCTAGCAGATAGAGAAGTAAAACTGGATTCCTGAAACCTGGGTttagttcctggctctgtcactggttctctgtgtgaccttggacctTGATCTACTGTATGGAAGTTTCCCCATCTATCAAATAGGAATAATAATTCCCTACCACACAGGAATGTTGTGCGGATTAAATCCATAACTGATTGTGTAGCCCTCTGATGCAATGAGGATAAGAGCCATATAAATATCTTGGTAGGCAGATAATTCCTAGTGAATTTCAATATGGGCTTGGGGgcctaactcctttaggctcctttgaaatcccagccataggctgagatttttcaaggcCACTAAAAGATTTGGGGACTGTCAGAAAGGAATGGGAATTGGTCACCCAAATGTCCTAGGTATCTTTAAAAATCCTGCGTATAATCCAAGTGCTGTAGCCACCAGGTGCAGGCACAGGATGAAAAGACATGGGATACAACAGATCTGGGATCAACTACCAACCCTGCCATGAAATTCCTGTTGGACCATGGGTGAGTTGGTCCCTtcattccccatctgtgaaacagTAATAACAATACCTCTTTTGCCAGCTGTTTGGCTGACTTCTCTATttatgctgagattttcaaagatgtttgATGCACATAATTACCTTAGAATGTAAGCTCCTTTGGGCAGGCTCTGTCTCCCATTATATGTCTGTAtgttgcctagcacaatggggccctgatctcagttggggttaATAGTAATTTTGTGTCAGTTCCATCTCTTCtataggaaggggaaaaaatattccTGACCCCTATTTCCCTATTCCCTGAAGCATGTGGGTTGATATCTCCTAAATACGTTTGTTGCACTTCAGGTGCTATTCCTACTCATTCCCACCTCTAAACATATTTCTTATCATATTGATAAGCCACGGGCCTATGTAACATTCACAATTAAGGATGTATTGAGAAGAAATGGATTTAACTTATTCCCCTTTAATCATGTTTTCTATTGTTTTATTCCACTGAGTGCCTTTTTGCTTTTAGGATAAATTGGCTTTTTGTGACTCAGTCGTTATGTTGTACGTGGTCAAAAATTTCTGCCAAAACTTCTGTTAATCAAAAATAAGATAGTCAACTAAATGACGCCTTTCTATATAAAATTGAGTTTAAAATAATCTGAACCCCCTGAAAccatagaactttttttttttaattttcagccaACACAGTGAAATATTCTGGCCAAAGAGTGAAATCTTGTACCCTTAAATTGagatattttgattttgaaatcctGCAGCAGTGCCGCATAGGAGTCTCCTCTGTAAGCTAGCCTCCCTAGCCAGActtcatctcccataatgcactgcagccatgggactcccatgatgcattgaCTCCCATTGCCAACACCTGATCCTGTACATTAGAGTAGCTGAGATTCTCAaagaagcctaagggagttaggcacccaagtcccTTGGAAATCCAATGAGAGCTAGACACTTCTATAGGAAATCACAGACCCTGTGTCCTCACATCCCAGTGACTGCAGAGGTCTCAGTGGGAACTGACCTTTAAGGGCAGTTTCCAGGACCTGGCAGTATTGAGCTCTAAACACTTAGGCTGGGATTCTCCAAGGACCTAAAGGAGCTGGGCACCTGACTTTCATTTAAATTCAATATTGCCTCAGCCCCATCAATGGGAATACAGGCTCATGTCCCTGGCGTCAACTAAGAATGATTCTGGGGAAGAAGGCATTCACTTCAGGAACAGAATATAGCTTTATTAGATCTAGAAGCTGGATCCTCTGATGGAATTAATCAGCATAGATCCAGTGACAACAGTGGAGCTGCCAccgatttccaccagctgaggatctggccccattgactgaGTGGAGCTATGGCAGATTTACATGACTTGGCATTTATACTGCAATAAACTAATAAAGAAGGCCAAAAAAGGACGTGTTTTTTGAGAATATCTGAAAGTTACCCTGAGATCTGAGGAAAGAATCTAACTCTGAGGTGTCTTTTCTTCCCACCTTCCCACACCAGAAGATGAAGCTTATGGAAGGGAAGTTTTGCTAGGGCTGGCTAGCTACATATCCCTTGTAAAGCCTTTTAATTTGAATGTCCCAAGAGTGAGACTGGAAACAAAATGGTGTGTAGTctataggactaacctgcttgcatatatatatatatatatatatatatatatatatatatatatatatatatatatatatatatatatatatatatatatcttttcttatagtttaagtatttggtttattgtaataggtttatagatttatattaaagtaagtttggctgtaatgcaagagacctagaggccatatcctgtatgttaagctaaggcaaagttagcatatctatattaagaccttttactcAAAAAGCAAAGTTGACCTATAGCTTGTTACCTAAATAGATGAGTATCCACGCCTATGTCTCTGACCTTTTATCtggaccaggggtctcaaacagaaacacacagcccctccgcccccccttccccatgttccagcctcttgcgggggcacggcagacaggcaggcagggagtctgccctgcccccggtacgcgatgggccagatcctgccccccaaactcctcctgcagctgaaccccctgccctgagccccctgctgcaccctgcaccccgacccctgccatactctgcacccctcctgcaccctgaccccctgccctgagccccctgccacaccctgcaccccaacccactgccc from Malaclemys terrapin pileata isolate rMalTer1 chromosome 12, rMalTer1.hap1, whole genome shotgun sequence includes the following:
- the LOC128846856 gene encoding olfactory receptor 6B1-like, which codes for MENQTGLREFILLGFPAQLELQALLFLLFLLTYVLTVTENVVIILVVKQNHQLHKPMYYFLGNLSFLEIWYVSVTLPKLLVGFWSQNKSISFPSCMAQLYFFISLMCTECVLLAVMAYDRYMAICHPLRYPTIMTHRLCLQLAALSWAGGFSISLVKVYFISRLTFCGPGVINHFFCDISPVLNLACTDMSVAEMVDFALALVILLLPLAVTTLSYLCIIATILHIPTTQGKRKAFSTCASHLTVVIIFFSATVFMYARPRRIHPFNLNKVVSIFYAVVTPALNPLIYCLRNKEVKEVLRKTLGGG